CGGCGGCAGAGCCCCAAGTCCCTGAAAATGGGCGCATATAGCCCACATAGAAAAATGTTCCTGCGAGTGTCGCGAGAGGTTTCATGATTTCACCAATGTTGCTGTTGCGATCGCGGCAATCCCTTCTTCGCGCCCTGTGAAGCCAAGGCGCTCTGAGGTTGTCGCTTTTACGGAAATACGGGATGCGTCCAGCTCCATAATGCGGGATAGCTCGGCTTGCATTGCGTCGGCGTGCGGGCCTATTTTGGGCTGTTCGCAGATGAGCGTGCAGTCGATATTGCTTATGTCATAGCCTCTTGAGCGGGCAAGTGCGCAGGCATGAGCAAGGAAGATATGGCTTGCAGCGCCCTTCCATTGGGGGTCGCTGGGCGGAAAGTGGCGGCCGATATCGCCTTCGGCCATCGCGCCATAGAGTGCGTCCGTGATCGCATGCATTCCGACATCAGCGTCAGAATGGCCTAACAGAGCTTTGTTGTGTGGAATTTTGACGCCGCAGAGTACGACATGATCACCTGTCGTAAAAGCGTGTACGTCAAACCCATTGCCAAGACGAATGTCCATGTTGCCCCTCAAGATACGCTCGGCGCGGATAAAATCCTGCGCGTGGGTGAGCTTTAGATTGTCTTCATCGCCCAGTGTGATCGTGACATCAAGCCCGGCACTGCGAGCAATCTCAACATCATCAAGCGCATCTCCTTGATGGGCGCGGTGTGCGGCGAGAATAGCAGAGAAGGCAAACCCTTGCGGTGTTTGGGCACGGAAGAGACCTTCGCGCGCATGGGTACCGGTGACGCGCTCATCAGAGCCCAACCAGAGCGCATCTGTCACAGGCAGCGCGGGGGCGGCAGCTTTGCTTGACCGGAGCGCCTCAATGACGCCTGAGATGGTGGCAGGGGAAACACAGGCGCGTGCAGCGTCATGTATAAGCACGTGGCTGAAATCTGCGCCATCAAGTGCTTCAAGGCCCGCGCGCACAGAGGCTGAACGGGTTTCACCGCCGTGAACGGCTTCAAGCCCAGCAGGAAGATATGCGTGATCATCTGGGTGCACCACAGCGATAACATGAGCGATGTCGCTATGTGATTTCAAGGCTTGATATGTCCAGTCAAAGACGCGCTGGCCAGCCAGTGCGCGCCACTGTTTGGGCAGCCCCGCGCCAGCACGGGTTCCGCGGCCAGCTGCGACAAGAATAGCGGCGATCTTCATCATGGATCCTTTCGTTAGAATGTCTTGTATCATTGAGGCGCGGAAGGGCAATGCGATGAAATAACGTGCAAACTGCTTAATTTTTGTGCAATAGCTTTGAGTGTAGGGTGCGAGCGGGCGTAAGAGCTTGAGACACTTATGAAAAGCCCCTTAGGGCTAAGATGAAGATGCGGACATAACAATGCAAAATAACAGCCAAATTCTGCTCCAAAATCCGCCAGTGGCACTTGCACCACTGGCTGGCATCACTGATCTGCCCTTCCGCAACCTTGTTTCCTCCTTTGGTGCAAGTTTTGTGGTCAGTGAAATGGTAGCCAGTCAAGAGATGGTGCAGGCCAAAAAGGGCGTCCGTGAAAAAGCAGAACTTGGCTTTGAAAGCGCCAATACGGCCGTTCAACTCGCTGGGCGTGATCCATATTGGATGGCAGAAGCTGCACAAATGGTGGCGGACAATGGCGCGCAAGTGATCGACATCAATATGGGTTGCCCAGCTAAGAAGGTCGTAGGAGGCTTGTCTGGATCGGCTTTGATGCGTGATCTGGACCATGCATTGAGGATGATTGAAGCGGTGACTGCGGCCGTCACCCTGCCTGTTACGCTCAAGACGCGCCTTGGCTGGGACGACGATAGTTTGAATGCAGCCGAGCTTGCTCAGCGCGCTGAGAGTGCGGGTGTAAAGCGTTTGGTAATCCATGGACGTACGCGCTGCCAGTTTTACAAAGGGCGGGCTGACTGGGCGGCTATTCGCGCTGTTAAAGACGCCGTGAATATACCTGTCTTTGCCAATGGTGATATTTGTAGCGCAAGTGACGCGCGTAACGCGCTTGAAGCCTCTGGCGCGGATGGTGTGATGATTGGGCGCGGTGCGCAGGGGCGGCCCTGGGCCTTGCAGCAAGTTGCCCATGAACTGGGCGATGCGTCAGCCCCATCTATTCCAGAAGGAACCGAATTTAGCGACATGATTACAGGGCATTATGAGGCGATGCTCACGTTTTACGGTGTTCAGCTGGGTGCGCGAATGGCACGCAAGCATTTGGGATGGTATATGGATGTGGCCAATACTCCTGTCGCGCTGCGGCGCGAGGTCCTGACCGCGACGGATACGGCGCAGGTGTTGCGTTTGATACCGCTCGCCACGACCGAGAGGAGCGCTGCATGAAAGATGCAGACAAACTCTGGGCATCCTTGCCGCTTCCAGCCTTATTGATTGGGGCGGATGATCGTATCGAAGCGGTAAACCCTGCGGCAGAACAGCTTTTGATGGGGTCCGAGAAAAGCCTTGCTGGTAAACCTTTGTTTGAAGCAGTGAGCTTTGAAAACGCGCTGAACGAAGCCTTTGAGCGGGCGCGGCGTGAGGATGCGCCGCTGTTTGTACGCGATGTCGGACTGGGGCGATCTGGTCGTGCTCTCGAGCGGTGCGATTTACAGCTTGCGCCTTATGAGGCGGCACGGATGCTGTTGCTGATCACGCCGTTGGCGCAGGTGAGCAATCTGCCCAAAGGCCGCCGTGCCAAAACAGCTGCGCGCTCTGTGATCGGTATGGCGGAGATGCTCGCGCATGAAATCAAGAACCCTTTGGCGGGCATTACGGGCGCTGCACAGCTCCTGTCGATGGGGTTGCGCGGAGATGATCTTGAACTCACAGATCTGATCGTTGCTGAGAGCCGCAGGATTGTGAAACTCTTGGAGCAAGTGGAGGAGTTCGGCAATTTGAGTCCGCCTGAACTGGCACCTGTGAACCTACACGATGTGCTCGATCGCGCGCGCCGCTCGGCGCAGCTTGGTGTGGGTGCGGATGTACAAATTATTGAAGAGTATGATCCGTCATTGCCGGAGGCTTGGGCTGATGCGGATCAGCTTTTGCAGGTTTTGCTCAACCTTTTGAAAAACGCAGCTGAAGCGGCGGGTGCGGGTGGTGTTATCCGCTTGCGCACATCGTATGAACACGGGTTTCGCCTGCGCACAGAAGATGGGCTGGGGCGACCTTTGCCGCTTCAGATCGAAGTGATTGATAACGGGCGCGGGATTGCGCCCGATATGATCGACGATATTTTTGAGCCCTTTGTTTCTGGCCGTGAGAACGGGACAGGGCTGGGGCTGGCACTTACAGCAAAAATTATGGCGGCACATGAAGGCTGGGTCTCGGTGCGTTCCGAACCTGGTGCAACAGTCTTTCGGCTGTCTTTGCCGCGTGCGCCTAGAGCGACTGAAAAGGAGAGTTAGATGGATGGCACGGTGCTTGTTGCGGATGATGACCGCACCATCAGAACGGTTCTGACCCAAGCGCTAACGCGCGCGGGCTGCAAAGTTCAGGCGACAAGCTCACTCACGACGCTTATGCGGTGGGTTGGCGAGGGGCTCGG
This genomic window from Lentibacter algarum contains:
- a CDS encoding bifunctional 2-C-methyl-D-erythritol 4-phosphate cytidylyltransferase/2-C-methyl-D-erythritol 2,4-cyclodiphosphate synthase, whose translation is MKIAAILVAAGRGTRAGAGLPKQWRALAGQRVFDWTYQALKSHSDIAHVIAVVHPDDHAYLPAGLEAVHGGETRSASVRAGLEALDGADFSHVLIHDAARACVSPATISGVIEALRSSKAAAPALPVTDALWLGSDERVTGTHAREGLFRAQTPQGFAFSAILAAHRAHQGDALDDVEIARSAGLDVTITLGDEDNLKLTHAQDFIRAERILRGNMDIRLGNGFDVHAFTTGDHVVLCGVKIPHNKALLGHSDADVGMHAITDALYGAMAEGDIGRHFPPSDPQWKGAASHIFLAHACALARSRGYDISNIDCTLICEQPKIGPHADAMQAELSRIMELDASRISVKATTSERLGFTGREEGIAAIATATLVKS
- the dusB gene encoding tRNA dihydrouridine synthase DusB, with the translated sequence MQNNSQILLQNPPVALAPLAGITDLPFRNLVSSFGASFVVSEMVASQEMVQAKKGVREKAELGFESANTAVQLAGRDPYWMAEAAQMVADNGAQVIDINMGCPAKKVVGGLSGSALMRDLDHALRMIEAVTAAVTLPVTLKTRLGWDDDSLNAAELAQRAESAGVKRLVIHGRTRCQFYKGRADWAAIRAVKDAVNIPVFANGDICSASDARNALEASGADGVMIGRGAQGRPWALQQVAHELGDASAPSIPEGTEFSDMITGHYEAMLTFYGVQLGARMARKHLGWYMDVANTPVALRREVLTATDTAQVLRLIPLATTERSAA
- a CDS encoding ATP-binding protein, whose amino-acid sequence is MKDADKLWASLPLPALLIGADDRIEAVNPAAEQLLMGSEKSLAGKPLFEAVSFENALNEAFERARREDAPLFVRDVGLGRSGRALERCDLQLAPYEAARMLLLITPLAQVSNLPKGRRAKTAARSVIGMAEMLAHEIKNPLAGITGAAQLLSMGLRGDDLELTDLIVAESRRIVKLLEQVEEFGNLSPPELAPVNLHDVLDRARRSAQLGVGADVQIIEEYDPSLPEAWADADQLLQVLLNLLKNAAEAAGAGGVIRLRTSYEHGFRLRTEDGLGRPLPLQIEVIDNGRGIAPDMIDDIFEPFVSGRENGTGLGLALTAKIMAAHEGWVSVRSEPGATVFRLSLPRAPRATEKES